Within Bacillus solimangrovi, the genomic segment ATTCTAATTTCACTCTCTGTTAATTCACAAATATATTCCTCTTCTTTAGTTGGGAAATGCTCGTATCCGCTATTAACTTTGATGAGAATCCGCAACAATTGATCAGGCAATATATTTTTATTAACAAAACCTTTAACACCGGCTTTTTTAGCTTCATGTCGATAAACTGGTAAGTCGTAGCCAGTTAATATAATAATCTTTATCTTTGGATAATCATTAAGAATTAATCTTGATAAAATAATACCATCTTCATCACTTATATTACTTAAATTAATATCAATTAAAAGTATATCTGGTTTGTCACCTTCTAAGATTTGTTTTATATTATCAACATTTTGTATGAGTTTTAATGATTTAATTTCTTCATAATCCTCAAAAACAATCTCCAAACTTTTAGCAAACAAAGTATGGTCATCGATTAATAAAATGTTCATAAGAGTAATCCCCTTTCATTATTAACTGTATCCTTACTTTTAACCCCGTAGGTTTATTAGATTTAATATCAATCTTTCCTCCAAGCATATTTACCTGTTCTATTATAGAAAATAATCCTTTATGCCCTTTTTTTAAGTTGATAAGATCAACCTCTCCTTCCCCATTGTCTTCAACTATAAGCTCCACTTCTTCCATCTCTTGATATAGGTAAATCCGTATATGATCCCCTTGAGAGTGTTTAAAGCTATTGGTTGTTAGTTCTTTGATAAAACGATAAACAATTAAATTATATGGCTCTAGTAAAAATATGTCTTTTTTACAAATAAAGGAGGTACAAATATGTTTTGCACCAAAATTTTGTTTTGTATTTTCAATGAGATTGCTATAATTTTCTTTTAAAGTTAAAGTTCTTAAAATAGTTGGATGGTATTCTTCTGTTTGTCTTCTAATTGATTTACTTAATTCATTGAGCGTATCAACTATCATTTCTCTAATTTCTACTTTATCTGCTTTATTCACAATATTTTTCACAGCTAATATATCTTGTAAAATTTCATCATGTAGATAAATTGAAAAATCTTTTCTAAGCTGTTCTTCGTTTATAATCTGATTGATAGTATTTATGTATGAGTATTGTTGTTTTTCAGTTCCATTTAATATAGAATTCTTAACTTGATTATAAACTAAACTGAAATATAAGGTATTAAACCATAAAATTGAATGTGCAATGATAAAGTAAATAACTGTATTTACATTTAGTAAATTACCTATAATCAGTAAAAAAATAATAATAATGAAACTTAGGATAATCTTGTTTTTTGAATTTAATTGTTCCTCTATCTTTATTTCTTTTTTTGTCTGTTTAACTATCAAATAGATGCTATATAAAGGGAAAATCGAAATAAAGTAGAAAGTTAAATTTGTGAAAATATTATTCCCCTTATTAACATAAATTACATATGTCATAAATGGAACAATAGTTATTAGAAATGAACGAACTAAATTTTGATATCCATTCTTTAAGAAAAAAAGAACTCTTTTATTATTTTTTACTATTGCTAATGTAAGTAGACTAATATTGATCATCCATTGCAATAAATAAATATACGAGTAAACATCTAAATTAATAATAGATATTAGCGTCATTATGGCAAATAATTTTAGTAAAAACTCAATCTCTCTTTTATTTTTATAGACCGAATTTTGAAAGATAAATATTAATAAAAATTGGAACAATTTATATAATACTAGGACATTAATAATTAGTTCAAAAACATAAAAAATAGGATCATCATTTATTATCAATATTTGCCAAGAGAAAAGTAACAGGAGATCTGAAAACTGAGAAAGTATGTCATTATTGTTTAAATTGACTACTTTTATATAGGATAAAATATAAATTGTTATTGTCGAGATTAAAAGTAGCATTATATTTGAAGAAATATTATCTCTATCTAGGACAAACTCATAACATAGATACAATAGCAATAACGTTTG encodes:
- a CDS encoding response regulator, whose protein sequence is MNILLIDDHTLFAKSLEIVFEDYEEIKSLKLIQNVDNIKQILEGDKPDILLIDINLSNISDEDGIILSRLILNDYPKIKIIILTGYDLPVYRHEAKKAGVKGFVNKNILPDQLLRILIKVNSGYEHFPTKEEEYICELTESEIRILRLLSEGYKRETIAEKLYISKRTVSNHIQNIFSKFQVSSSLEAVAKGIKFGYIQNL
- a CDS encoding sensor histidine kinase produces the protein MTLISIINLDVYSYIYLLQWMINISLLTLAIVKNNKRVLFFLKNGYQNLVRSFLITIVPFMTYVIYVNKGNNIFTNLTFYFISIFPLYSIYLIVKQTKKEIKIEEQLNSKNKIILSFIIIIFLLIIGNLLNVNTVIYFIIAHSILWFNTLYFSLVYNQVKNSILNGTEKQQYSYINTINQIINEEQLRKDFSIYLHDEILQDILAVKNIVNKADKVEIREMIVDTLNELSKSIRRQTEEYHPTILRTLTLKENYSNLIENTKQNFGAKHICTSFICKKDIFLLEPYNLIVYRFIKELTTNSFKHSQGDHIRIYLYQEMEEVELIVEDNGEGEVDLINLKKGHKGLFSIIEQVNMLGGKIDIKSNKPTGLKVRIQLIMKGDYSYEHFINR